CTCACCGTCAGCGCCGAACGCGCGCCGCGCATGGTCGTCATGTACGACACCGTCCGCTCCGAGACGCGCACCACCGGCGGGACCGTCTCAGCCGTTCTTGATGCGGCCGGTGTCGAGACCGGGGAGTACGACATCGTCACCCCCGACCCCGACGCCCCCGCCGAAACCGACATGGTGGTGCGGGTGACACCCGCCCTCGGCGAACCCGAGACGGAGGAGGTCGTCATCGAGGCCGAGACCGTGGAACGCGAGAACCCCGACCTCCCCGAGGGCGAGACCGAGGTCATCACCGAACCCGAGGACGGGCTCAAGGAGGTCACCACGCTCCTGGTCCTGCGCCACGGTGAGGAGGTCGAGCACGAGCTGTCCGAGGAGATCGTCACCGAGCCGGTCGAGGGCCTGGTGGAGATCGGCACCAAGGTCGAGGAGGACGACACCTCCACTGCGCCCCAGGGCGGTGGGGAGGCGGGCGGCCTCAACTGGGCCGGGCTCGCGGAGTGCGAGTCGGGCGGCAACCCCGCCGCCGTGAACTCCGCGGGCGGGTACTACGGCCTCTACCAGTTCAACACCAGCACCTGGGCGTCCGTGGGCGGCAGCGGCCTGCCCTCCGAGGCCAGCCCGGCCGAACAGACCCAGCGCGCCCAACAGCTCTACGACACCGTGGCCGGGGACTGGCAGAGCCAGTGGCCGCACTGCGGAGTCCACCTCTTCGACTGAGTCCGGCCGGGACGCGAGGTGCGCGCGGCGAGTGCGGTGAGGTGGCTGAGCAGGTGGGCGGCGGCTGGCAAGATGTGTGGGTGACACAGACACCCGAACCCGACCCCGCCGACCGTTCCCGCCTGCTCAGCCCCGCCGACGTGCGGGCGCTCGCCGAGCGGTTCGGTATCCGGCCCACCAAGACCCTGGGCCAGAACTTCGTCATCGACCACGGCACCGTCCGCCGCATCGTCCGCGTGGCGGGCGTGGGCGCCGACGACGTGGTCGTCGAGGTGGGACCCGGGCTCGGCTCGCTCACCCTGGCCCTGCTCCCGCACGTGCGCCAGGTCACCGCGATCGAGATCGACCCGGCGCTGGCCGAGGCTCTGCCCGGCACCGTCACCGACCACGCTCCCGACCTCGCGGACCGGCTCACCGTGGTCCCCGGCGACGCCATGCGCATCACCGAGGTACCCGGCCCCGCGCCCACCGCGCTCGTGGCCAACCTGCCCTACAACGTCTCCGTGCCCGTCCTGCTGCACCTGCTGGAACTTCTGCCCAGCCTGGAGCGGGTCCTGGTCATGGTGCAGTCCGAGGTCGCCGACCGGATCACCGCCACCCCCGGCGGACGGATCTACGGGGTGCCCTCGGCCAAAGTCGCCTGGTACGCCCACGCGCGCCGGGCCGGTGCGGTCGGCCGGAACGTCTTCTGGCCCGCGCCCAACGTCGACTCCGGGCTGGTGGAGCTCATCCGCCGTCCCACACCGAGCACCAAGGCCCCGCGCGCGGAGGTCTTCAAGGTGATCGACGCGGCCTTCGCCCAGCGCCGCAAGACCCTGCGCGCCGCTCTGTCCGGCTGGGCGGGCTCGGCCCCCGCCGCGGAGGAAGCCCTGCACGCGGCCGGGGTGGACCCGAAGGCGCGGGGCGAGTCCCTGGGTATCGAGGGGTTCGTCGCGATCGCCGAGAACCG
This DNA window, taken from Nocardiopsis exhalans, encodes the following:
- the rsmA gene encoding 16S rRNA (adenine(1518)-N(6)/adenine(1519)-N(6))-dimethyltransferase RsmA, which translates into the protein MWVTQTPEPDPADRSRLLSPADVRALAERFGIRPTKTLGQNFVIDHGTVRRIVRVAGVGADDVVVEVGPGLGSLTLALLPHVRQVTAIEIDPALAEALPGTVTDHAPDLADRLTVVPGDAMRITEVPGPAPTALVANLPYNVSVPVLLHLLELLPSLERVLVMVQSEVADRITATPGGRIYGVPSAKVAWYAHARRAGAVGRNVFWPAPNVDSGLVELIRRPTPSTKAPRAEVFKVIDAAFAQRRKTLRAALSGWAGSAPAAEEALHAAGVDPKARGESLGIEGFVAIAENRPEQAGQASGR
- a CDS encoding resuscitation-promoting factor, producing MPRKPGKNGSGRRPKGRRRSRGTLPLSVPVLAAVVAGTLAIAGTGTALAMEKTVSLDANGEEAMVRTFGGTVQDVLDSAGIELGEHDVVAPATDSTVSGGDHVVVRSPRELTVDLDGHAHAHRVHAATLGEALHQIGLDPAGVELSQEHDTPVPEDGLTVSAERAPRMVVMYDTVRSETRTTGGTVSAVLDAAGVETGEYDIVTPDPDAPAETDMVVRVTPALGEPETEEVVIEAETVERENPDLPEGETEVITEPEDGLKEVTTLLVLRHGEEVEHELSEEIVTEPVEGLVEIGTKVEEDDTSTAPQGGGEAGGLNWAGLAECESGGNPAAVNSAGGYYGLYQFNTSTWASVGGSGLPSEASPAEQTQRAQQLYDTVAGDWQSQWPHCGVHLFD